One Corynebacterium efficiens YS-314 DNA segment encodes these proteins:
- a CDS encoding NUDIX hydrolase, translating into MSDLKPEGTTSGAPKRRRRRRSRRPSGQNQNPRVQQEQNQSTAQKSQAGPQSAGPQDKTSQQGESGQQRSTNPNRRKRSRRRGRGGSGGAGGAGAAGEQNRSGTGSATTATGTTAPPEKKGEGRSGGRRKASQQRRRPHRGNQRVHQAHQQSRMETSNETSAGGLVVSGLAEAVMDNGEVDLSKIYVALIGRLDRRGRLLWSMPKGHVEPGEDKAATAEREVWEETGIHGKVFAELGVIDYWFVSEGRRIHKTVHHHLLRYVDGDLNDEDPEVTEVSWIPADELIEHLAFADERKLARQAHDMLPEFARREKAEGRATPR; encoded by the coding sequence ATGAGTGACTTGAAGCCAGAGGGGACTACCAGCGGGGCGCCTAAACGCAGGCGCCGCCGCCGTTCTCGCCGCCCTTCAGGTCAGAACCAGAATCCCCGCGTCCAGCAGGAGCAGAACCAGTCCACGGCCCAGAAATCCCAGGCCGGGCCACAGTCCGCCGGTCCCCAGGACAAGACCTCCCAGCAGGGGGAGTCGGGGCAGCAGCGTTCCACCAACCCCAACCGCCGGAAGCGTTCGCGTCGCCGCGGGCGCGGTGGTTCAGGCGGTGCAGGCGGAGCCGGTGCCGCAGGCGAGCAGAACCGGTCCGGCACAGGCTCAGCCACCACTGCCACCGGCACCACCGCACCCCCCGAGAAGAAGGGTGAGGGCAGGTCAGGGGGGCGTCGTAAAGCATCCCAGCAGCGCCGCCGCCCGCACCGCGGCAACCAGCGGGTCCACCAGGCCCACCAGCAGTCCCGGATGGAGACCTCGAATGAGACCTCCGCCGGCGGGCTCGTGGTGTCCGGGCTGGCTGAGGCTGTCATGGACAACGGCGAGGTGGATCTGTCGAAGATCTATGTGGCGCTGATCGGTCGGCTCGACCGCCGTGGGCGTCTGCTGTGGTCGATGCCGAAGGGTCATGTGGAACCGGGCGAGGACAAGGCCGCCACCGCCGAACGTGAGGTGTGGGAGGAGACCGGCATCCACGGCAAGGTGTTCGCCGAGCTGGGTGTCATTGATTACTGGTTCGTTTCTGAGGGCAGGCGTATCCACAAGACCGTGCACCACCATCTGCTGCGTTATGTCGATGGTGATCTCAATGATGAGGATCCGGAGGTCACCGAGGTGTCCTGGATCCCGGCCGATGAGCTGATCGAGCATCTGGCGTTCGCCGATGAGCGCAAGCTCGCGCGTCAGGCCCATGACATGCTGCCTGAATTCGCCCGCCGGGAGAAGGCGGAGGGAAGGGCCACCCCGCGGTGA
- a CDS encoding YqgE/AlgH family protein: protein MSDFYADRLFNALERNEVAPGSLLVAAPDLASPEFSRSVILVIEHSHATTFGVNLASRSDLAVANVLPEWTELTAKPQALYIGGPLSQQAVVGLGVTKPGVDIESSTKFNKLANRLVHVDLRVTPDEVRDDLEGMRFFAGYAEWAPGQLNDEIEQGDWYVAPALPSDVLAPGRVDVWGDVMRRQPMPLPLYSTHPSDPSDN, encoded by the coding sequence ATGAGTGACTTCTACGCAGACCGACTCTTCAACGCCCTGGAACGCAATGAGGTCGCCCCGGGCTCCCTGCTGGTCGCCGCACCCGATCTGGCCTCCCCCGAGTTCAGCCGCAGCGTCATCCTCGTCATCGAGCATTCCCACGCCACCACCTTCGGGGTGAACCTGGCCTCCCGCAGTGATCTGGCGGTGGCCAATGTCCTGCCCGAGTGGACCGAACTCACCGCCAAACCCCAGGCCCTCTACATTGGTGGCCCCCTGAGTCAGCAGGCCGTGGTGGGGCTCGGTGTGACCAAGCCCGGGGTGGACATCGAGTCCTCCACCAAGTTCAACAAACTGGCCAACCGCCTGGTCCACGTGGATCTGCGCGTGACCCCGGACGAGGTCAGGGACGACCTGGAGGGCATGCGCTTTTTCGCCGGTTACGCCGAATGGGCACCCGGACAGCTCAATGACGAGATCGAACAAGGCGACTGGTATGTCGCCCCCGCCCTGCCCTCGGATGTGCTCGCGCCGGGCCGGGTGGATGTGTGGGGTGATGTCATGCGGCGTCAGCCGATGCCTCTGCCCCTGTACTCCACCCACCCCTCGGACCCCTCCGACAACTAG
- a CDS encoding CCA tRNA nucleotidyltransferase: MARAHQAVGELSPILTPLAAAFTEQGHSLYLVGGSVRDAFLGTLGNDLDFTTSAPPEITRAILDDYAEVVWDTGIAFGTLSAEKHGQQIEITTFRSDVYDGTSRNPEVTFGDTLDGDLIRRDFKVNAMAVEIAGDGTLSFHDPVGGLDDLLHRRLDTPAAPEQSFNDDPLRMLRAARFVSQLGFTVADCVVTAMTEMAGQISRITAERVQVELDKLMLGAHPEEGIDLMVDTGIAEVIFPEIPAMQMTQDEHMQHKDVYRHSLQVMRQSIDQETEPDLVLRWAALLHDCGKPDTREFNEDGRVSFHQHEVVGAKLVRRRMRKLKYSKQMVNDVSQLVFLHMRFHGFGEGQWTDSAVRRYVADAGELLPRLHKLVRADCTTRNKRKAQRLQATYDHLEERIADIAAREDLARVRPDLDGNEIMEILNIPAGPQVGKAWSFLKELRLERGPLERDDAIAELKAWWEGEKDE, from the coding sequence ATGGCGCGCGCGCACCAGGCCGTCGGGGAGCTGTCCCCCATCCTCACACCCCTGGCCGCCGCCTTCACCGAACAGGGACACTCCCTCTACCTCGTGGGTGGTTCCGTGCGTGATGCCTTCCTGGGCACCCTGGGCAATGACCTCGATTTCACCACCTCCGCTCCCCCGGAGATCACCCGCGCCATCCTGGACGACTACGCCGAAGTGGTGTGGGACACCGGCATCGCATTCGGCACCCTGTCCGCCGAGAAACACGGTCAGCAGATCGAGATCACCACCTTCCGCTCCGATGTCTATGACGGCACCTCCCGCAACCCGGAGGTCACTTTCGGTGACACCCTCGACGGTGATCTCATCCGCCGCGACTTCAAGGTCAACGCCATGGCCGTGGAGATCGCCGGGGACGGCACCCTGTCCTTCCACGACCCGGTCGGGGGCCTGGACGATCTGCTGCACCGTCGCCTGGACACCCCCGCCGCCCCGGAACAGTCCTTCAATGATGATCCCCTGCGGATGCTGCGCGCCGCCCGGTTCGTCTCCCAGCTGGGGTTCACCGTCGCCGACTGCGTGGTGACCGCCATGACGGAGATGGCCGGACAGATCAGCCGGATCACCGCTGAACGGGTGCAGGTGGAGCTGGACAAACTCATGCTGGGTGCCCACCCCGAGGAGGGTATCGACCTCATGGTCGACACCGGCATCGCCGAGGTGATCTTCCCCGAGATCCCCGCCATGCAGATGACCCAGGATGAACACATGCAGCACAAGGACGTCTACCGTCACTCCCTGCAGGTCATGCGCCAGTCCATCGACCAGGAGACCGAACCGGACTTGGTGCTGCGCTGGGCGGCACTGCTCCACGACTGCGGCAAACCCGACACCCGTGAGTTCAATGAGGACGGACGCGTCAGCTTCCACCAGCACGAGGTGGTCGGGGCCAAACTGGTGCGCCGCCGCATGCGCAAACTCAAGTACTCCAAGCAGATGGTGAACGACGTCTCCCAGCTGGTGTTCCTGCACATGCGATTCCACGGCTTCGGTGAGGGACAGTGGACGGACTCCGCCGTGCGTCGCTACGTTGCCGACGCCGGCGAGCTGCTGCCCCGCCTGCACAAACTCGTGCGTGCCGACTGCACCACCAGGAATAAAAGGAAAGCACAGCGACTCCAGGCCACCTACGATCATCTGGAGGAACGGATCGCCGACATCGCCGCCCGTGAGGATCTGGCCCGCGTGCGCCCGGACCTGGACGGCAATGAGATCATGGAGATCCTCAACATCCCTGCGGGACCCCAGGTGGGTAAGGCCTGGAGTTTCCTCAAGGAACTACGCCTCGAACGCGGACCGCTCGAGCGTGATGACGCCATCGCCGAACTCAAGGCATGGTGGGAAGGAGAAAAAGATGAGTGA
- a CDS encoding AzlC family ABC transporter permease has product MSSETLREIGGGIRETSAVGLGLVPLGLAFGLLMVQSGYAWWWTPIFSIVIYAGSMEYLAIGLIAAGVGPFSALVTGFMVNFRHIFYGLTFPRNAIRSKVGRAYSTYALTDEAYAIASARPPGEISGTRLLTLQIVCQSLWVFPGIIGAVAGQALPDGLKGMEFALTALFVVLAWEAFTNNKDWSLPLTAVVLALLAGFLAPGQMLVLALTAYFVILLFRFRLPGLDRRMEMRVPDHG; this is encoded by the coding sequence GTGAGTTCGGAAACGCTTCGGGAGATCGGCGGCGGGATCAGGGAGACCAGCGCCGTGGGCCTGGGCCTGGTGCCCCTCGGTCTGGCCTTCGGTCTGCTCATGGTCCAATCCGGGTACGCGTGGTGGTGGACCCCGATTTTCTCCATCGTGATCTATGCCGGTTCCATGGAATACCTGGCCATCGGCCTGATCGCCGCCGGCGTGGGGCCGTTCTCCGCGCTGGTCACCGGCTTCATGGTGAATTTCCGCCACATCTTCTACGGACTCACCTTCCCCCGCAACGCCATCCGGTCGAAGGTGGGGCGGGCGTACTCCACCTACGCGCTTACCGACGAGGCCTATGCCATCGCCTCCGCCCGCCCACCCGGGGAGATCAGCGGCACCCGCCTCCTGACCCTCCAGATCGTGTGCCAATCCCTATGGGTGTTCCCCGGCATCATCGGGGCCGTGGCCGGCCAGGCGCTTCCCGACGGGCTCAAGGGCATGGAATTCGCCCTCACCGCCCTGTTCGTGGTGCTGGCCTGGGAGGCGTTCACCAACAATAAGGACTGGTCACTGCCCCTGACCGCCGTGGTGCTGGCCCTGCTGGCCGGGTTCCTCGCCCCGGGGCAGATGCTGGTGCTCGCCCTGACCGCCTACTTTGTCATCCTCCTGTTCCGGTTCCGCCTCCCCGGGCTGGATCGCAGGATGGAGATGAGGGTTCCCGACCATGGGTGA